In Pseudomonas sp. PDNC002, the DNA window CGAGGCGTACGGCGGCATGGCTGCGGACTTCCTCTACAGCGCCGTGGTGATCGAGGAAATCGGTCGCCTGGGCCTGACCGGCATCGGCTTCTCGCTGCATTCGGACATCGTCGCGCCCTACATCCTTCACTATGGGAGTGAAGAGCTGAAGCAGCGCTACCTGCCCAAGCTGATCTCCGGCGAGATGGTCTCGGCAATCGCCATGACCGAGCCGGGCGCAGGCTCCGACCTGCAGGGCGTGAAGACCACCGCCGTGCTGGATGGCGATGAGTACGTCATCAATGGCTCGAAGACCTTCATCACCAACGGCTGGCTGGCCGACCTGGTGATCGTGGTCGCCAAGACCGACCCGAAGGCTGGCGCCAAGGGCACCAGCCTGTTCCTGGTGGAGGCCGGCACGCCGGGCTTCAGCAAGGGCAAGCGGCTGGAGAAGGTCGGCATGAAAGCCCAGGACACCTCCGAGCTGTTCTTCCAGGACGTGCGCATTCCCAAGGAGAACCTGCTGGGCAAGGAAGGGCAGGGCTTCATCTACCTGATGCAGGAACTGCCCCAGGAGCGCCTGACGGTTGCCCTCGGCGCGCTGGCCTCGGCCGAGGCGGCGCTGAAGTGGACGCTGGAGTACACCCGTGAGCGCAAGGCTTTCGGCAAGTCTGTGGCGGATTTCCAGAACACCCGCTTCAAGCTGGCCGAGATCGCCACCGAGGTACAGGTTGGCCGGGTATTCGTCGATCGCTGCCTGGAGCAGCACCTGGAAGGCAAGCTGGACGTGCCGACTGCTGCCATGGCCAAGTACTGGACCACCGACCTGCAGTGCAAGGTCCTCGATGAGTGCGTGCAACTGCATGGCGGCTACGGCTACATGTGGGAATACCCGATTGCTCGCGCCTGGGCCGATGCGCGCGTGCAGCGCATCTACGCAGGCACCAACGAGATCATGAAGGAGATCATCGCCCGCGCGCTGTAATCGGCACGGATGAAAAAAAGCCCGGCATCGCCGGGCTTTTCTGTTTTGCGGGGCATTCAGGGTGCCGGGTTCGGCTGGTCCTTGTGGATTGCCTCGATGCCGGCCAGCACCTCGTCGGAGAGCTTCAGGTCGAAGCTGCCGAGGTTGGCTTCCAGTTGCTCGAGGTTGGTCGCGCCAATGATGTTGCTGGTTACGAACGGCCGGGTTGTGACGAAGGCCAGGGCCATCTGCGCCGGGTCCAGGCCGTGCTCGCGGGCCAGGGTCACGTAGCGGTCGCAGGCGCTGGCGGTCTGCGGGTTGGTGTAGCGGGTGAAACGGCTGAACAGGGTGATCCGCGAGTTGACCGGGCGCGCGCCGCCAAAATACTTGCCCGAGAGCATGCCGAAGGCCATGGGCGAGTAGGCCAAAAGGCCGATCTGTTCACGGATGGCGATTTCCGCCAAGCCGACTTCGAAGCTGCGATTGAGCAGGTTGTAGGGGTTCTGGATCGACACCGCGCGCGGCCAGCCGCGCTCCTGGGCGATCTGCAGGAAGCGCATGGTGCCCCAGGGCGTCTCGTTGGACAGGCCGACATGGCGGATCTTGCCGGCGCGGACCTGCTCGTCGAGCACTTCCAGGGTGTCTTCCAGCGCCGTGAAACTCTCGTCCTTGTGCTGGTAGCCCAGTTGGCCGAAGAAGTTCGTGCTGCGCTCGGGCCAGTGCAACTGGTAGAGGTCGATCCAGTCGGTCTGCAGGCGCTTGAGGCTGCCGTCCAGCGCCGCGACGATATTCTTCCGATCCAGTTTCAGCTGGCCGTCGCGGATGTGGCTGATCGAGTTGCCAGGGCCGGCGACCTTGCTGGCGAGTACCCAGTCGGCGCGATCACCGCGTTGGGCGAACCAGTTGCCGATGATCTGTTCGGTGCGGGTGTAGGTTTCCGCGCGCGGTGGAACCGGGTACATCTCGGCGGTATCGATGAAATTCAGACCGGCGGCCTTGGCCCGTTCGATCTGGGCGAAAGCCTCGCTTTGCGTGTTCTGCTCGCCCCAGGTCATGGTCCCCAGGCAGAGGGCGCTGACTTTCAGTTCGGTGCGGCCGAGCGGGCGGTACTCCATGCAGGTCTCCTCATGAAAACAAGTGCGTCATACGGTTGAAAATTCTGCCGGAATCTGCATAATTCCGCAGCCTTTCATCGGTGGGGGATGCCAAAGCCTGCCGATTGATACATCTAGTCGTTACGGACGCACACCGACCCGAGCCCCAATTCGTGTCTGTCTTCGGCTGTCCTTGACTTGTCAAGGCAACCACTGTCCAGTAAGATTCGCCGTCTTATTTTCAGGCGGCCCCTGAGGCTATAACGAATGAAAACTTATACCGCGAAACCAGAAACTGTTAAGCGCGACTGGTTCGTCGTCGACGCTGCTGGCCTGACCCTGGGTCGTCTGGCTACCGAGATTGCTACCCGCCTGCGCGGCAAGCACAAGCCGGAATACACCCCGCACGTTGACACCGGCGACTACATCGTCGTCATCAACGCCGAGCAGGTTCGCGTCACCGGCGCCAAAACTACCGACAAGATGTATTACCATCACTCGGGCTTCCCGGGCGGTATCAAGTCGATCAACTTCGAAAAGCTGATCGCCAAGGCTCCTGAGCGCGTTATCGAGACTGCCGTCAAAGGCATGCTGCCGAAGAACCCGCTGGGTCGCGACATGTACCGCAAGCTGAAAGTGTACAAGGGTGCCAACCACCCGCACACCGCTCAGCAGCCTCAAGAACTGAAGATTTAACGGGATAGCTCATTATGTCGGCGACTCAAAATTACGGCACTGGCCGTCGTAAGACCGCTACCGCTCGCGTCTTCCTGCGTCCGGGTACTGGCAAGATCTCCATCAACAACCGCTCCATCGAGCAGTTCTTCGGTCGTGAGACCGCTCGCATGGTTGTCCGTCAGCCGCTCGAGCTGACCGAGAACACCGAGAAGTTCGATATCTACGTGACCGTCGTTGGCGGTGGCGTAAGCGGCCAGGCCGGTGCGATCCGTCACGGTATCACCCGCGCTCTGATCGAGTACGACGAAACCCTGCGCAGCCCGCTGCGCAAAGCCGGCTACGTCACTCGCGATGCTCGTGAAGTTGAACGTAAGAAAGTCGGTCTGCGTAAAGCGCGTAAGCGTCCGCAGTACTCCAAGCGTTAATACGACGCTTCGAAAAAAACGCCCAGATCCTTTGGACTGGGCGTTTTTTTATGTCTTCAATAAGGTCGTGCGGCAAGGTGTCGCATCCGCGTAAGCCGCGCCGTGCAAGGCTTTCAGGGGTTGCGTAACAGGCTATTACCTTGTCATCACAAGGGCTTTTCTTTACCATTTGGCGAATTTTTTGCGCGGCTCGAATTTTTACTTAAAAGCCTGATTTGAACAGGCTTGAAGCTGATGGGAGACGACTGAATGAGTAATGACGGCGTGAATGCAGGCCGGCGTCGCTTCCTTGTCGCGGCCACTTCGGTGGTTGGTGCGGCAGGAGCGGTCGGAGCTGCGGTCCCGTTCGTGGGGTCATGGTTCCCCAGTGCCAAGGCGAAGGCCGCTGGCGCGCCGGTGAAGTACAACGTAGCCAAGATCGAGCCGGGTCAGCAGGTCATCGCTGAGTGGCGCGGCAAGCCGGTGTTCCTGGTGCATCGCACCAAGGAAATGCTGGACGCGCTGCCGACCCTCGACGGGCAACTGGCCGACCCCGAGTCGAAGGCTTCGGAACAGCCGGCCTACGTCGATCCCAAGGTACGTTCGATCAAGCCGGAGCTGGCAGTGATCGTTGGCATCTGCACCCACCTGGGCTGCTCGCCGACCTTCCGCCCGGAAGTCGCTCCCGCCGACCTCGGTCCGGACTGGAAGGGCGGTTACTTCTGCCCATGCCACGGCTCCCATTACGACCTCGCCGGCCGCGTTTACAAGGGACAACCTGCGCCCCTGAACCTGCCGATTCCGCCCTATTCGCTTGATGGTGATGAATTGACCATCGGTGTGGACCAGGAGAAAGCCTGATGAACAAGTTCATGGCTTGGGTCGATGCCCGCTTCCCCGCCACCAAGATGTGGGAAGACCATCTAAGCAAGTATTACGCCCCGAAGAACTTCAACTTCTGGTACTTCTTCGGCTCCCTCGCACTGCTGGTCCTGGTTAACCAGATCCTCACCGGTATCTGGCTGACCATGAGTTTCACTCCCTCGGCGGAAGAGGCGTTCGCGTCCGTCGAGTACATCATGCGAGATGTAGATTACGGCTGGATTATCCGCTACATGCACTCCACCGGTGCGTCGGCGTTCTTCGTGGTCGTCTACCTGCACATGTTCCGTGGCCTGCTGTACGGCTCCTACCAGAAGCCGCGCGAGCTGGTATGGATCTTCGGCATGCTGATCTACCTCGCCCTGATGGCCGAGGCCTTCATGGGCTACCTGCTGCCCTGGGGCCAGATGTCCTACTGGGGTGCCCAGGTGATCATCTCGCTGTTCGGCGCCATCCCGGTCGTCGGCGAGGACCTGGCACAGTGGATCCGCGGTGACTTCCTGATCTCCGGCATCACCCTGAACCGCTTCTTCGCGTTGCACGTGATCGCGCTGCCGATCGTTCTGCTCGGCCTGGTCGTGCTGCACATCCTGGCGCTGCACGAAGTCGGCTCGAACAACCCCGACGGCGTGGACATCAAGAAGAAGAAGGACGAGAACGGCATTCCGCTGGATGGCATTCCGTTCCACCCGTACTACACCGTCAAGGACATCGTCGGTGTCGTGGTCTTCCTGTTCGTCTTCTGCACCGTGATCTTCTTCTTCCCGGAAATGGGCGGTTTCTTCCTCGAGAAGCCCAACTTCGAGATGGCGAACCAGTTCAAGACCCCCGAACACATCGCTCCGGTGTGGTACTTCACTCCGTTCTACGCCATCCTGCGCGCCGTTCCGGACAAGCTGATGGGTGTCATCGCCATGGGCGCCGCCATCGCCGTGCTGTTCGTGCTGCCGTGGCTGGACCGTAGCCCGGTTCGCTCGATCCGCTACAAGGGCTGGCTGAGCAAGATCTGGCTGGTGATCTTCGCGGTTTCCTTCGTGATCCTCGGCTACTACGGCTCGCAAGCGCCGTCGCCGCTGGGCACCACGCTGTCCCGCCTGTGCACCATTCTGTATTTCGCCTTCTTCATCCTGATGCCGTTCTACACCCGGATGGAGAAAACCAAACCGGTTCCGGAAAGGGTGACTGGCTGATGAAAAAGCAATTCGCTGCATTTGTTCTGGCTCTGCTGCCTGTCTTCGGCTTCGCTGCCGAGGGCCATGGTCCGGCCCTGGACAAGGTCGATATCGACCTGACCGACAAGGCTGCCATGCAGGATGGCGCGCGTACCTTCGCCAACTACTGCATGGGCTGCCACAGCGCCAAGTTCCAGCGTTATGAGCGTGTTGGCCGAGATCTGGGTATTCCGGAAGAGCTGATGCTGAGCCATCTGGTGTTCACCGGTGGCAAGATCGGCGACCACATGGATATCGGCATGAAGCCGGCTGATGCCAAGGTTTGGTTCGGTGCTGCACCGCCGGACCTGACCCTGGTGGCCCGCGTACGTGGCGCCGACTGGCTATACACCTACCTGCGTTCGTTCTACGAAGATCCCAAGCGTCCGTGGGGCGTGAACAACAAGGTCTTCCCGAACGTCGGCATGCCGAACGTACTGGTGAGCCTGCAGGGCCGCCAGGTCATCGGTTGCAAGCAGGTTCAGGTCGTCGAGGATGGCAAGAAGCAGTACGATCCTCTGACCGGTACCCCGCTGACCCACGAGGCCTGCGACCAGCTGACCATCGTGCCGAAGTCGGGCCAACTGACCGAAGCTCAGTTCGACGAGAAGGTGAAGAACCTGGTGACCTTCCTGGCTTATTCGGCTGATCCGAACAAGCTGGACTCTCACCGCATCGGCACCTACGTCCTGCTGTTCCTGGCCTTCTTCTTCGTGTTCGCCTACCTGCTCAAGCGCGAATACTGGAAGGACGTGCACTAAGCACAACCAGTCGTAGTAACAAGCGCGCGCCCTACGGGGCGCGCGTGCGTTTTTCTACCTCCCACAAGAAAATCCTGCGAGGAGGCGCGCGGCATGGCCGCAATCAATAAGCTCACCTGCTTCTCCGATCCTTCCTGCCACTACAGCCATCGCGTGCGCCTGGTCCTGGCCGAGAAGAGTGTCGTCGCCGACATCATCGACGTACCGGCTGGCAATATCCCGGCCAAGCTCGCCGAAGTGAACCCCTATGGCAGCCTGCCGACGTTGGTGGATCGCGATCTCGCGCTCTACGAGTCGACGGTGGTCATGGAGTACCTCGACGAGCGTTATCCACACCCGCCTCTACTGCCGGTGTATCCGGTGGCTCGTGCCAACAGCCGCCTGCTGATGCACCGCATCCAGCGCGACTGGTGCAGTCTGGTGGATCGCATCCTCGATACCCGCCGCAAGGACGCCGAACGTGCCTTGGCGCGCAAGGAATTGCGTGAGAGCCTGACGGGTGTGTCGCCGCTGTTCGCCGACAAGCCGTTCTTCCTCAGTGACGATCTGAGCCTGGTGGATTGCTGCCTGCTGCCGATCCTCTGGCGGTTGCCAATACTGGGCATTGAGCTTCCACGACCGGCGAAGCCTTTGCTGGATTACATGGAGCGGCAGTTTGCACGGGAAACTTTCCGTGCCAGCCTGTCCTCTATCGAACGTGATATGCGCTAAGGAGCCCGATGATGAACTCCAGTCGTCCCTACCTCGTGCGAGCCCTCTATGAGTGGATCGTCGATAACGGCTGCACGCCGCATATCCTGGTGAATTCCGAGTACCCGGGCGTGCGGGTGCCGCCGGGGTATGCCAGCGACGGCCAGATCGTGCTCAACGTCTCGCCGACCGCCGTGCGCCACCTGCAGATGGACAACGAGGCGGTCAGCTTCGAAGGTCGTTTCGGTGGTGTTGCCCAGAGCCTGTACGTCCCGTCCCAGGCTGTCATGGCCATCTACGCGCGGGAGAACGGGCAAGGCATGGTCTTCGATCTGGAGCCGCCGGTGCCCACCGATGACGAGGATCTGCCGGATGACGGCCCCTCCGATGAGCCGCCGCGCCCCAGCGGCCGCCCGAGTCTCAAGGTGGTGAAGTAATAAAAAAGGCGACCCGAAGGTCGCCTTTTTCATGCCTGCAATCCTGCAGTGAACGGTTCGATCAGTCGATGTACTCGAACAGCCGGACGATCTTCTGCACTCCGTCCACCCCCTGCACCACCTGGGTGGCCAGGTCGCCTTCCTTGCGGGTAACCAGGCCCAGCATGTAGACGATGCCGTTCTCGGTCAGGATCTTGATGCGTGTGGAGGGTACGTTCGCGTCAGCGAGCATCTGGCTCTTGATCTTGGTGGTCAGCCAGGTGTCGTTGCTGCGAGCGGCCAGGGAGGAGGGTTGCAGGATCTGCAACTCGTTGTGCACGGTCTTGACCTTCTGCACTTCCTTGGCGGCCTGCTCGGCCTTGTTCTTCAGGTCTGCGCGCGGAGTCTGGCCGGCCAGCAGCACCACGCCGTTGTAGCTGATCACCACGACGTGGGAGTCGCGGTCGAGGCCCGGGTCGGCCTTGGCGACGTTGACCGCCACCTTGGTTTCGATCAGCGAGTCGTCGATCTTGCTGCCAAGGGTGCGGGTACCCTTGTCATCGTCGATCGGCTTGTCGCGGGTGGCGCTGACGAAACTGCTGCAGCCACCCAGTGCCATGGTCACGGCCAGAGCGGCAGCGATCAGAGGGGTACGGGTCATTCTTCACTCCCGAACAGTTGACGGTCGATGAGGTCGCACAGGCAATGGATGACCAGCAGGTGGACTTCCTGGATGCGTGCGGTGACCTTGGCCGGGACGCGGATCTCCACGTCTTCGGGCAGCAGCAACGATGCCATGTTGCCGCCGTCGCGGCCGGTCAGAGCTACGACAACCATTTCGCGATCATGTGCGGCCTGGATTGCTTGAATGACGTTCGCCGAGTTGCCGCTAGTGGAAATCGCCAGCAATACGTCGCCCGGTTGGCCCAGGGCGCGGATCTGCTTGGAGAAGACTTCGTTGTAGCTGTAGTCGTTGGCGATCGAGGTGATGGTCGAACTGTCGGTGGTCAGGGCGACGGCCGGCAAGCTCGGGCGCTCGCGCTCGAAGCGGTTCAGCAGCTCGGAGGAGAAGTGCTGGGCGTCGCCGGCCGAGCCGCCGTTGCCGCAGGAGAGAATCTTGCCCTCATTGAGCAGGGCGTTGACCATGACCATGCTGGCCTGCTCGATATGCGGGATGAGCACCTCGGTGGCCTGCTGCTTGGTCTCGATGCTGGCATGGAAGAGCTGGCGGATACGGGATTGCATGTCCATCAGGTGTGACCTTTCGTCGGGCGTCTGATCAGGTGTCAAAAGCGTTGGGAATCCAGTTCAATTGCCCTGCGGAGCCTGGGGCGCGAATGTCGATGGCGACGATGTCGAACCGGCAGGGGTGGCTGCTCCAGCGGGCGTTCTGTTGCAGGAAGAGTTCAGCGGAAATGGCCAGGCGTTGACGCTTGCGCATGTCCACGCTCTCCAGCGCTCCTCCCCAGGCGGAGTACCGGCGGGAGCGAACTTCGACGAATACTACTGTATCGCCGTCCAGCATGACCAGATCGAGCTCGCCGCGGCGACACGTCCAGTTCTGCGCCAGCAGGCGCAGTCCATGCTGTTCCAGGTGGGCCAGGGCGGCGGCTTCAGCCTGCTGCCCGGCCTTCTGGGTGGGACTGTTGCCGATCAAATACCGCTGTTCTCCAGCGGCTGGACCTGACCGTTCTTGAACTCGGCCCAGGGCAGGCGGCGCTCGACGCGCTGACCGGCGCTGACGCTCAGGGTGCCGGTCAAGCCGTCCACCTGCATGCTCGGCACGGCCTTCAGCTCCGGCAGGCGCGGGGCCAGCTGGTAGGCATCAGCACCCATGGCGTACAGGCGGCCGAGGCTGCCGTTGGCTTGCGGCCACTGCGCAGCAACCTGCTGGCGCAGGGCGTTGTTCGGGTTCAGCAGCCACGGGGTTTCGCAGAAGCGGATGCCATTCAGGTCCTGGTCCTGGGCCGGATTGTTCACGCCGGTGTACAGGTTGGAGGTCGCGTATACAGGCAGGTCGCCGGCGTACTGGAAGGCCAGGGTGGGCTTGATCTGGCGAGCCTGCTGTGGAGTGGCGGCGAGGAAGATGAAGTCGATGTCCTGGCGGCGGGAAGGCTGGGTGTCGACGCTGCTGTCCAGAACGCCCTGCAGGCGCTTGGCGCGACCTTCGCTCTGGCGCAGTTGCAACAGGTCGGCGATCTGGCGGGCCAGCTCGACGGGTTGGTCAACGTGCTCGGCGGCGATCAGCGTGCCGCCAGCGGCTTGCCAGTTGCGGCTGAACGAGGCCAGTACGCGATCGCCCCATTCGCCGCGCGGCACCAGGGCCACGGCGCGGCGCATGCCATCGTTCCAAGCGCGGTTGGCGACTTCGCGGGCCTCGTCCTCGGCGGACAGGCCGAACTGGAAGAGCTGGGCAGGGCCTTCCTGATTGCCGTCGGCGTAGTTCAGGGCCAGGGTGGTGATGGGCAGTTGCGGTTGGCTGCTCATCTGCTTGACCAGGTTCTTTTCCAGCGGCCCGACGACCAGCTGCACGCCATCAGCCTGGGCCTGGCGGTAGAACTCGTCGAGCGAGCGCACCTGGGTGCTGTCGTAGAGCTTGATCGCCGGTTGCGCCTGGCCGCCCTGTTGCGCCTGGTAATGGGCGGCGAGGAAACCATCCTGTAGGGCGCGGGCGACGGAGGCGAGCTGGCCTTGCTGCGGTAGCAGCAAGGCGATCTTGTTCAGTGGCTGGGCGGCCAGTGACTTCAGCTTGATCAGGGCATCCGGCAGTTGCTTGGCGGCCGGGTGCTCCGGGTTCTGGGCAACCCAGTTGTCGATGTTCGACTGCTGTTCTTTCAGGGTCGACGAGGACTTGGTGATGCGCGCCAGGTCGAGCCAGCCGCTCAGGTCGCCTTCATTGCTGCTGGCTTGCATCTGGTCAACGGGCAGGCTGGACACCAGCTTCCAGATTTCCTCATGGTTGGCCTTGCTGGCTTCTGCGTTGAGCAGCGGGTCGATGAAGACGCGTTCGCGAGCGGCAGCCATGGCCTGGCCATCGGCTGCCAGGGCCTGCGACTTGACCATGCCGGCACGGGCCTGGAGATCCACCGGCATTTCGCCCAGGCGCTGGAAGCTGGGGTTGTCGAAGGCTTTCAGGGCTGCCTTGGGTTTGTTGCGCGCCAT includes these proteins:
- a CDS encoding acyl-CoA dehydrogenase family protein, producing MIPRTLFTSDHELFRDSVRKFLEQEAVPFHSQWEKDGHIDRALWNKAGEAGMLCSHLPEAYGGMAADFLYSAVVIEEIGRLGLTGIGFSLHSDIVAPYILHYGSEELKQRYLPKLISGEMVSAIAMTEPGAGSDLQGVKTTAVLDGDEYVINGSKTFITNGWLADLVIVVAKTDPKAGAKGTSLFLVEAGTPGFSKGKRLEKVGMKAQDTSELFFQDVRIPKENLLGKEGQGFIYLMQELPQERLTVALGALASAEAALKWTLEYTRERKAFGKSVADFQNTRFKLAEIATEVQVGRVFVDRCLEQHLEGKLDVPTAAMAKYWTTDLQCKVLDECVQLHGGYGYMWEYPIARAWADARVQRIYAGTNEIMKEIIARAL
- a CDS encoding NADP(H)-dependent aldo-keto reductase, whose product is MEYRPLGRTELKVSALCLGTMTWGEQNTQSEAFAQIERAKAAGLNFIDTAEMYPVPPRAETYTRTEQIIGNWFAQRGDRADWVLASKVAGPGNSISHIRDGQLKLDRKNIVAALDGSLKRLQTDWIDLYQLHWPERSTNFFGQLGYQHKDESFTALEDTLEVLDEQVRAGKIRHVGLSNETPWGTMRFLQIAQERGWPRAVSIQNPYNLLNRSFEVGLAEIAIREQIGLLAYSPMAFGMLSGKYFGGARPVNSRITLFSRFTRYTNPQTASACDRYVTLAREHGLDPAQMALAFVTTRPFVTSNIIGATNLEQLEANLGSFDLKLSDEVLAGIEAIHKDQPNPAP
- the rplM gene encoding 50S ribosomal protein L13 codes for the protein MKTYTAKPETVKRDWFVVDAAGLTLGRLATEIATRLRGKHKPEYTPHVDTGDYIVVINAEQVRVTGAKTTDKMYYHHSGFPGGIKSINFEKLIAKAPERVIETAVKGMLPKNPLGRDMYRKLKVYKGANHPHTAQQPQELKI
- the rpsI gene encoding 30S ribosomal protein S9, with the protein product MSATQNYGTGRRKTATARVFLRPGTGKISINNRSIEQFFGRETARMVVRQPLELTENTEKFDIYVTVVGGGVSGQAGAIRHGITRALIEYDETLRSPLRKAGYVTRDAREVERKKVGLRKARKRPQYSKR
- the petA gene encoding ubiquinol-cytochrome c reductase iron-sulfur subunit; the encoded protein is MSNDGVNAGRRRFLVAATSVVGAAGAVGAAVPFVGSWFPSAKAKAAGAPVKYNVAKIEPGQQVIAEWRGKPVFLVHRTKEMLDALPTLDGQLADPESKASEQPAYVDPKVRSIKPELAVIVGICTHLGCSPTFRPEVAPADLGPDWKGGYFCPCHGSHYDLAGRVYKGQPAPLNLPIPPYSLDGDELTIGVDQEKA
- a CDS encoding cytochrome bc complex cytochrome b subunit translates to MNKFMAWVDARFPATKMWEDHLSKYYAPKNFNFWYFFGSLALLVLVNQILTGIWLTMSFTPSAEEAFASVEYIMRDVDYGWIIRYMHSTGASAFFVVVYLHMFRGLLYGSYQKPRELVWIFGMLIYLALMAEAFMGYLLPWGQMSYWGAQVIISLFGAIPVVGEDLAQWIRGDFLISGITLNRFFALHVIALPIVLLGLVVLHILALHEVGSNNPDGVDIKKKKDENGIPLDGIPFHPYYTVKDIVGVVVFLFVFCTVIFFFPEMGGFFLEKPNFEMANQFKTPEHIAPVWYFTPFYAILRAVPDKLMGVIAMGAAIAVLFVLPWLDRSPVRSIRYKGWLSKIWLVIFAVSFVILGYYGSQAPSPLGTTLSRLCTILYFAFFILMPFYTRMEKTKPVPERVTG
- a CDS encoding cytochrome c1; amino-acid sequence: MKKQFAAFVLALLPVFGFAAEGHGPALDKVDIDLTDKAAMQDGARTFANYCMGCHSAKFQRYERVGRDLGIPEELMLSHLVFTGGKIGDHMDIGMKPADAKVWFGAAPPDLTLVARVRGADWLYTYLRSFYEDPKRPWGVNNKVFPNVGMPNVLVSLQGRQVIGCKQVQVVEDGKKQYDPLTGTPLTHEACDQLTIVPKSGQLTEAQFDEKVKNLVTFLAYSADPNKLDSHRIGTYVLLFLAFFFVFAYLLKREYWKDVH
- a CDS encoding glutathione S-transferase N-terminal domain-containing protein, with translation MAAINKLTCFSDPSCHYSHRVRLVLAEKSVVADIIDVPAGNIPAKLAEVNPYGSLPTLVDRDLALYESTVVMEYLDERYPHPPLLPVYPVARANSRLLMHRIQRDWCSLVDRILDTRRKDAERALARKELRESLTGVSPLFADKPFFLSDDLSLVDCCLLPILWRLPILGIELPRPAKPLLDYMERQFARETFRASLSSIERDMR
- a CDS encoding ClpXP protease specificity-enhancing factor, yielding MNSSRPYLVRALYEWIVDNGCTPHILVNSEYPGVRVPPGYASDGQIVLNVSPTAVRHLQMDNEAVSFEGRFGGVAQSLYVPSQAVMAIYARENGQGMVFDLEPPVPTDDEDLPDDGPSDEPPRPSGRPSLKVVK
- a CDS encoding BON domain-containing protein, yielding MTRTPLIAAALAVTMALGGCSSFVSATRDKPIDDDKGTRTLGSKIDDSLIETKVAVNVAKADPGLDRDSHVVVISYNGVVLLAGQTPRADLKNKAEQAAKEVQKVKTVHNELQILQPSSLAARSNDTWLTTKIKSQMLADANVPSTRIKILTENGIVYMLGLVTRKEGDLATQVVQGVDGVQKIVRLFEYID
- a CDS encoding phosphoheptose isomerase → MDMQSRIRQLFHASIETKQQATEVLIPHIEQASMVMVNALLNEGKILSCGNGGSAGDAQHFSSELLNRFERERPSLPAVALTTDSSTITSIANDYSYNEVFSKQIRALGQPGDVLLAISTSGNSANVIQAIQAAHDREMVVVALTGRDGGNMASLLLPEDVEIRVPAKVTARIQEVHLLVIHCLCDLIDRQLFGSEE
- a CDS encoding YraN family protein; this translates as MIGNSPTQKAGQQAEAAALAHLEQHGLRLLAQNWTCRRGELDLVMLDGDTVVFVEVRSRRYSAWGGALESVDMRKRQRLAISAELFLQQNARWSSHPCRFDIVAIDIRAPGSAGQLNWIPNAFDT
- a CDS encoding penicillin-binding protein activator, translated to MIARLRPLSALFLAGMLAACASSPSSNLGELPRTPDASIEQLLQQASTAQPDEANVLRLSAADLAYKQKDLGRSTQILDQIPMDSLKPAQQVFASTLRAQLEMARNKPKAALKAFDNPSFQRLGEMPVDLQARAGMVKSQALAADGQAMAAARERVFIDPLLNAEASKANHEEIWKLVSSLPVDQMQASSNEGDLSGWLDLARITKSSSTLKEQQSNIDNWVAQNPEHPAAKQLPDALIKLKSLAAQPLNKIALLLPQQGQLASVARALQDGFLAAHYQAQQGGQAQPAIKLYDSTQVRSLDEFYRQAQADGVQLVVGPLEKNLVKQMSSQPQLPITTLALNYADGNQEGPAQLFQFGLSAEDEAREVANRAWNDGMRRAVALVPRGEWGDRVLASFSRNWQAAGGTLIAAEHVDQPVELARQIADLLQLRQSEGRAKRLQGVLDSSVDTQPSRRQDIDFIFLAATPQQARQIKPTLAFQYAGDLPVYATSNLYTGVNNPAQDQDLNGIRFCETPWLLNPNNALRQQVAAQWPQANGSLGRLYAMGADAYQLAPRLPELKAVPSMQVDGLTGTLSVSAGQRVERRLPWAEFKNGQVQPLENSGI